One Euphorbia lathyris chromosome 1, ddEupLath1.1, whole genome shotgun sequence DNA segment encodes these proteins:
- the LOC136223763 gene encoding uncharacterized protein codes for MPRSSRHKSSKHSSRDARDYSDSEKDSSSKDRKSKDESIAKISKEPTSGEKRKLDSKDNKESFASGNGDYLEEYSTSKRRKERVSDGNDRWNGGDDDRGEGTKKLKEKSSESKSKRRDESAGAYVESDEVVKKSSGKSEGKHRESSSRKETREGAVEREREREREREREREKEKEKEKEKERDRRVKEGKTEKLIDVEDLRTVKQVSEKTELGARDLLQAPEIDSLPDRRIRKKRDDYSGDGDKHHNDLGDSNDRRLSSREDVSKDGRPKDEKLKDERYRDKYREDVDKESRHRDDKQRDERVGKDHISNKSDEKNSKDDKDSVEIRLKKHKPQDGDRDRDHDHDRDRDRDRDRERERDRERDQDRDWEWDRDRDRDRERDRDRERNVDCDVLPIDDRNARYKDSRGRKRSPDDYDDYADTKSRGVKTAYLDMDKRSMNSSRVESDADRGRSQSRQAHADTNTGGSRRRTSPNTGSLGTADEYRQLKQEDLKYKDGGMEHRQSKSISSRDVTGIAGASERNSKYRSSEKNSKMDDGHAGELSIERSSNSKPSPMGPRSPSSTSLERRFSNRSSVRRSLDIEESGRRSNASMGSRDLPSADDRPNRDSPLEKSLMDDSASVESSFYNRTSQSNSGLIPPPSSFRGGVGSPSFMGSLEEDGRINVGSRYKRSGDSNLGRGQGNAWRGAPNWSSPLPNGYIPFQHGPPHGAFQAMLPQFPSPLFGVRPSMEMNHSGMPYHISDADRFASHLRPLGWQNMMDGSGPSHMHGWDGNNGVFRDESHMYGGPDWDQTRHSMNGRGWEGNADIWKGQNGDMNLEMPSTSLKEDFPVQAPAEDDSAGQVSQRPQKEGIHLRVQEKTVETKITVAPSANDFFKSSPKTTLEKMPDPLKSLNIENARPYDAYLSQLDVSTELADPELYDQFVSLLDIEQSVTAKEDAAMLVNLKDGARAVPKNSSILLSSSLFPATSDSIFQRAMGIYKRQRASLGGLPIANGGIIDIILESKMEEEVPPHNNVDIAAEEPVANHYNDVDIAAEDPVANHDDEMSDVNLNEMEVETIANVAVPEVSEVTPMKEAGVNADAPDAKLESLDEGPSHDIPDPEKPIIEVIIPSNLVNTENNKGAIVTSLGDVHTTGEDEYKMDEIMKTKGKGSNTLNSGEEEGQGYGDGKCGPLFLTEGSSPGSNESESVILSRIHHSPESTH; via the exons ATGCCGCGAAGTTCACGCCACAAATCGAGCAAACATAGTTCCAGGGATGCTAGGGACTACTCGGATTCTGAGAAGGACTCTAGCTCTAAGGACAGGAAGAGCAAAGATGAGAGTATTGCGAAGATTTCTAAAGAGCCCACTTCTGGTGAGAAGCGGAAACTCGATTCGAAGGACAATAAGGAATCGTTTGCCTCGGGGAATGGGGACTACTTAGAGGAATATTCTACTTCAAAGCGGCGCAAAGAGAGAGTTTCTGACGGCAATGATAGATGGAATGGTGGCGATGATGATAGAGGGGAGGGGACTAAGAAGTTGAAAGAAAAATCGAGTGAGTCCAAGAGTAAGAGGAGAGATGAGAGCGCAGGAGCATATGTTGAAAGTGATGAAGTGGTGAAAAAGAGCAGTGGAAAGTCTGAGGGAAAACATAGGGAATCAAGCAGTAGAAAAGAGACTAGAGAAGGTGCTGTTgagagggagagggagagggagagggagagggagagggagagggagaaggagaaggagaaggagaaggagaaggaaaGGGATAGAAGGGTTAAGGAAGGGAAGACAGAGAAATTGATTGATGTTGAAGACCTGCGCACAGTGAAGCAAGTATCTGAAAAAACTG AGTTGGGTGCTCGTGATCTATTGCAAGCCCCTGAAATCGATAGCCTACCTGATAGACGAATAAGGAAAAAAAGAGATGATTATTCTGGTGATGGGGATAAGCATCACAACGACCTTGGAGATAGCAATGATAGACGTTTGTCCTCAAGGGAGGATGTTTCCAAGGATGGAAGGCCAAAGGACGAGAAACTTAAAGATGAGAGATATAGAGACAAGTATCGTGAAGATGTAGACAAGGAAAGTAGGCATCGGGATGATAAGCAAAGAGATGAGCGTGTTGGGAAAGATCATATCAGCAACAAATCTGATGAAAAGAACTCAAAAGATGATAAAGATAGTGTAGAAATTAGACTAAAGAAACATAAGCCTCAAGATGGTGACCGTGATCGAGATCATGATCATGACCGTGATAGAGACCGCGATAGGGATAGGGAACGAGAGAGGGACCGAGAACGTGATCAGGACCGTGATTGGGAATGGGACAGGGATCGAGACCGAGATAGAGAGCGTGACCGTGACCGTGAGAGAAATGTTGACTGTGATGTGTTACCTATTGATGATAGGAATGCTAGATATAAAGATAGCAGGGGCAGGAAGAGATCTCCTGATGACTATGATGATTATGCTGATACTAAATCCAGAGGTGTGAAAACAGCTTATCTGGACATGGATAAGAGATCTATGAACAGCAGTAGAGTTGAGTCTGATGCTGACAGAGGGAGGTCTCAATCACGTCAAGCCCATGCAGATACTAATACAGGCGGTAGTAGGAGAAGGACTTCTCCTAACACCGGTTCACTAGGGACTGCAGACGAGTACAG GCAACTTAAACAAGAAGATCTGAAATATAAAGATGGTGGGATGGAGCATAGACAATCCAAATCAATTTCCTCAAGAGATGTTACTGGTATAGCAGGAGCATCAGAAAGAAATTCCAAGTATAGATCCAGTGAAAAGAATAGCAAAATGGATGATGGTCATGCAGGGGAGTTGTCAATAGAAAGGTCTTCAAACTCCAAACCTTCACCTATGGGCCCAAGATCTCCTTCATCAACAAGTCTGGAGCGTAGATTCTCAAACAGATCCAGTGTGAGACGGAGCCTTGATATTGAAGAATCAGGGAGGAGAAGTAATGCTTCTATGGGTTCAAGAGATTTGCCTTCAGCTGATGACAGACCAAATCGGGATTCACCTCTAGAGAAGTCTCTAATGgatgactcagcttcagttgaatCATCCTTCTATAACAGAACTAGTCAAAGCAACTCTGGGCTGATTCCTCCACCATCTTCTTTCAGGGGTGGAGTTGGAAGCCCATCTTTTATGGGCTCACTGGAAGAAGATGGTAGAATTAACGTTGGTTCCCGGTATAAGAGGAGTGGTGATTCCAATTTAGGGAGAGGACAAGGAAATGCTTGGAGAGGTGCCCCAAACTGGTCTTCACCTTTGCCAAATGGTTACATTCCTTTTCAACATGGGCCACCCCATGGAGCTTTTCAAGCCATGTTGCCtcagtttccatctcctctGTTTGGAGTCAGACCTTCAATGGAAATGAACCATTCTGGGATGCCTTATCATATTTCTGATGCTGATAGGTTTGCTTCTCATTTGCGTCCACTTGGATGGCAGAATATGATGGATGGTTCAGGGCCTTCTCACATGCATGGATGGGATGGAAATAATGGTGTATTTAGGGATGAATCGCACATGTATGGCGGGCCAGATTGGGACCAAACTAGGCATTCAATGAATGGCCGAGGGTGGGAGGGCAATGCTGACATTTGGAAAGGGCAAAATGGTGATATGAATTTGGAGATGCCTTCAACATCCTTGAAAGAGGATTTTCCTGTTCAGGCCCCTGCAGAAGATGATTCAGCAGGCCAGGTTAGTCAAAGGCCACAGAAGGAAGGCATCCATCTTCGGGTTCAAGAAAAAACTGTCGAAACGAAGATCACAGTTGCTCCATCAgcaaatgatttttttaaatcttCACCTAAAACTACCCTTGAGAAGATGCCTGATCCTCTGAAATCCTTGAATATTGAAAATGCTCGTCCTTATGATGCATATCTTTCCCAGCTGGACGTTTCAACTGAACTTGCCGACCCTGAGTTGTATGACCAGTTTGTGAGCTTACTCGATATAGAACAGAGTGTAACTGCCAAGGAAGATGCTGCTATGCTTGTGAATTTGAAG GATGGTGCTAGAGCAGTCCCAAAAAATTCCAGTATTTTGTTGAGTTCCTCACTTTTTCCAGCCACGAGTGATTCAATTTTCCAG AGAGCTATGGGCATTTATAAGAGGCAGAGAGCTAGTTTGGGTGGCTTGCCAATTGCTAATGGCGGTATAATAGATATCATTTTAGAATCGAAAATGGAGGAGGAAGTTCCTCCTCATAATAATGTGGACATAGCAGCAGAAGAGCCTGTTGCAAATCATTATAATGATGTGGACATAGCAGCAGAAGATCCTGTTGCAAATCACGATGATGAAATGTCAGATGTGAACTTAAATGAGATGGAGGTGGAAACTATTGCAAATGTTGCTGTGCCAGAGGTTTCAGAAGTTACCCCTATGAAGGAAGCCGGAGTTAATGCTGATGCACCTGATGCCAAGTTGGAATCATTAGATGAAGGTCCTAGTCATGATATCCCGGACCCGGAGAAACCCATCATAGAAGTGATTATTCCGTCTAATCTGGTCAACacagaaaataataagggagcCATTGTTACCTCTCTCGGTGATGTGCACACAACCGGAGAAGACGAGTACAAAATGGATGAAATTATGAAAACTAAAGGCAAAGGTAGTAATACATTAAATAGTGGTGAGGAAGAAGGGCAGGGGTATGGTGATGGAAAATGTGGTCCATTATTTTTAACAGAGGGTTCTTCTCCAGGGTCAAATGAGTCAGAGTCGGTAATTTTAAGTCGGATACATCATTCTCCTGAAAGTACACATTGA